One Thalassotalea sediminis DNA segment encodes these proteins:
- a CDS encoding aminotransferase class III-fold pyridoxal phosphate-dependent enzyme, whose translation MNSVTPKFTVEALSTQLQHYYQLTGQLSPLASYCDQNFLLDTGQQRYVVKVANSAELKIGLAMQNSAMKHLAEKGLPVPQAQENITGLGITEINDDENNTFYLRVLSYLSGDFYAQANSEVITPPLWQNLGQFMAKVTMALTDFHHQGAYRYFDWDLAHGFAICQDKKQNLSATQQDVVTHFLTLYQTQTMPVLAKLPRSVIHNDANDHNLLINNIENPNSIIGLIDFGDMVFSHTINELAITAAYAMMEQSNPIETLKHVVAGYHQIYPLNNDEFDVLVSLIMLRLCTSVCNAALAIKQQPDNNYLKVSIAPAWQLLDYFKQQNLFAITCQLKAACDINPDPGKSKKAIKTFREKHLGKTLSLSFKEPLKIVRGQGAYLYDEQGNGYLDMVNNVCHVGHCHPRVVAAGQAQMAKLNTNTRFLHDNLVDYADKLLATMPERLSVCMFVNSGSEANELAFRLARNYTGSEELLTVEGAYHGNTNACINASPYKFDGPGGEGAKDYVHKVMLPDPYRGQFQGNNAASANAYADDVQRAIANLSTQGKKPGMFICESLQGVAGQIIMPDGYLQAVYPQVRAAGGVCIADEVQVGFGRVGTHMWAFETQQVIPDIVTLGKPIGNGHPMAAVITTQEIADAFVTGMEYFNTFGGNPVSCAIGMAVLDVIHEEKLMENAKETGAYLKDRLLALKQHYEVIGDVRGLGLFIGVEMVKNRQTKEPATELTAKLVEFVKTQQIILSTEGPFYNVLKIKPPIVFNKKDADKFILALELGLETIDC comes from the coding sequence ATGAACTCAGTGACGCCAAAATTTACTGTAGAAGCCTTATCAACGCAGTTGCAACATTATTATCAATTGACGGGGCAGCTTTCTCCTTTAGCAAGCTATTGCGATCAAAACTTTCTATTAGATACAGGTCAACAGCGCTATGTTGTTAAAGTGGCTAACAGTGCTGAATTGAAAATAGGTCTAGCGATGCAAAATAGTGCCATGAAGCACCTTGCAGAAAAAGGCTTACCTGTGCCTCAGGCACAAGAAAATATTACTGGATTAGGCATCACCGAAATTAATGATGATGAAAATAATACCTTTTATCTAAGAGTGCTTTCTTATTTATCTGGAGACTTTTACGCACAGGCCAATAGTGAAGTAATAACACCACCATTGTGGCAAAACTTAGGTCAGTTCATGGCAAAAGTTACAATGGCGCTCACTGATTTTCACCATCAAGGGGCTTACCGTTATTTTGATTGGGATTTAGCCCACGGTTTTGCCATTTGTCAGGATAAAAAACAGAACCTAAGTGCAACACAGCAGGATGTTGTTACGCATTTTTTAACGCTATACCAAACGCAAACAATGCCAGTGTTAGCCAAGTTACCGCGCAGCGTTATTCACAATGATGCTAATGATCACAACTTATTGATTAATAATATTGAGAACCCTAATAGCATTATTGGTTTAATTGATTTTGGCGATATGGTTTTTAGTCATACAATTAATGAGCTGGCGATAACTGCTGCCTATGCCATGATGGAACAATCAAATCCAATCGAGACACTTAAACACGTTGTTGCTGGATATCATCAAATTTATCCACTGAATAATGATGAATTCGACGTGCTAGTAAGTTTAATCATGTTGCGTTTATGCACTAGCGTTTGCAATGCGGCGTTGGCAATAAAACAACAGCCAGACAATAACTACTTAAAGGTTTCAATAGCACCTGCTTGGCAGTTACTGGATTATTTTAAACAACAAAACTTATTTGCGATCACATGCCAGCTAAAAGCAGCTTGCGATATTAATCCTGATCCCGGAAAAAGTAAAAAGGCGATAAAAACCTTTCGTGAAAAACATTTAGGTAAAACCCTAAGTTTAAGTTTTAAAGAGCCACTTAAAATTGTGCGAGGACAGGGCGCTTATCTATACGATGAGCAAGGGAATGGTTACCTCGATATGGTGAATAACGTATGCCATGTTGGGCATTGTCACCCTAGAGTGGTTGCCGCAGGCCAAGCACAAATGGCAAAACTTAATACGAACACCCGCTTTTTACATGACAATTTAGTGGATTATGCTGATAAGTTGCTAGCCACAATGCCAGAACGATTATCAGTCTGTATGTTTGTTAATTCCGGTAGTGAGGCTAATGAACTTGCTTTTCGGTTAGCGCGCAACTACACAGGATCGGAAGAACTATTGACGGTAGAAGGTGCGTATCATGGCAACACTAACGCTTGCATCAATGCCAGTCCATATAAGTTTGATGGTCCTGGCGGCGAAGGGGCAAAAGATTATGTTCACAAAGTTATGCTACCTGATCCTTATCGAGGGCAGTTTCAAGGTAATAACGCAGCCAGTGCCAATGCATATGCTGACGATGTGCAAAGGGCCATTGCTAATTTATCGACGCAAGGCAAAAAGCCAGGAATGTTTATTTGTGAATCTTTACAAGGCGTAGCTGGGCAAATCATTATGCCTGATGGCTATTTGCAGGCTGTTTATCCTCAGGTAAGAGCCGCGGGAGGTGTCTGTATTGCTGACGAAGTACAAGTAGGTTTCGGCCGAGTGGGAACGCATATGTGGGCCTTTGAAACGCAACAGGTAATACCTGACATTGTTACTCTAGGTAAACCCATTGGCAACGGTCACCCAATGGCAGCCGTTATCACTACTCAGGAGATTGCCGACGCTTTTGTAACCGGCATGGAATATTTTAATACTTTCGGGGGGAATCCAGTCTCTTGTGCTATTGGCATGGCAGTATTAGACGTGATTCATGAAGAAAAACTCATGGAAAATGCCAAAGAAACAGGTGCTTACCTCAAAGACAGGCTACTAGCATTAAAGCAACATTATGAGGTGATAGGTGATGTACGTGGTTTAGGCTTATTTATCGGTGTAGAAATGGTAAAAAATAGGCAAACGAAAGAGCCTGCTACAGAGCTAACAGCCAAACTTGTTGAATTTGTCAAAACACAACAGATAATTCTCAGTACTGAAGGACCTTTTTATAACGTTTTGAAAATAAAACCACCTATTGTTTTTAACAAAAAAGATGCTGATAAATTTATATTGGCGCTAGAATTAGGCCTAGAAACAATCGATTGTTAA
- a CDS encoding glycoside hydrolase family 2 TIM barrel-domain containing protein has translation MLLKQLSSIALFSVSVLANSTSANEVKEPWRDHTVFAINKLEPRASLFPYQSEQAALVDQKELNSNFMLLNGLWSFDWQKSPQNAPKSFYLPKFDDSQWGTIPVPGNWEVEGYGYPIYLDERFPFTTKWPDVPTDYNPIGSYRKPFVLPKNWQDKQVFLHVGAAKSSLDVWLNGEKVGFSQGAKTPAEFDLTPYLRAGENVLAFQIRRWTDASFLESQDMLRISGIERDVYLFATQAQHIFDFHAQPRLNQDFTQGNFILDVTVENYQDDKNVAQVEYKLLDPRQDMKSVLSGEKRVQLAGAKSTEVSLQGNLANPALWSAEAPNLYTLVINLKDQKGNVLESVKDEIGFRHIEIKNAQLLVNGKPIYIKGVDRHETDPRRGHVVDKVSMERDIQLMKQFNINAVRSSHYPNNPYWYDLTDKYGLYVIDEANIESHPLATNKATQIGDEESWIPAHIERTRRMYERDKNHPSIIIWSLGNEAGEGKVFEATYKWLKDHDDTRPVQYEPAGTEHYTDIFAPMYPSIERLVEYAQSNPYRPGIMIEYAHAMGNSVGNLKDYWTAIEKYPSLQGGFIWDWVDQSLEYVNDNGQKYYAYGKDFHPDLPSDGNFLNNGLLNPDRVPHPHAYEVKKVYQNIKFTAVDTKAGTFQIENQFFFTNIEQYQLQWLVSADGQKIASGQQAMPSISPRDKGKITLPISQYLTEKDKEYVVTLSAVIDKQQPLLPIGHEIAFEQFIITDKKQQSDFASATKGQLIKTENKQFVSFKGKEFQASFDKNTGYLSAYQYGNEQLILEPLKPNFWRAPTDNDLGNNMQTWAAMWQTAEQGLTLTNFKVENARVIATYHSPDFEGVYSVNYDIAADGKLQVTSTLNLADGQTLPNIPRFGMQLVMPGQFENITWYGRGPHESYWDRKTGAKVGLYKARVDEQIEHYIRPQENANKTDVRWLSVTNDKGVGFKATGEQVLNASAWPYLQADIDFTKGDASASASGLVPVTTKHAVDVPRRDLTTVNIDHLQMGVGGDTSWGRLVHDEYTIKAKDLSYRFILAPIGTK, from the coding sequence ATGTTATTAAAGCAATTATCCAGTATCGCATTATTTTCAGTGTCGGTGCTAGCCAATTCAACGAGTGCTAATGAAGTAAAAGAACCATGGCGTGATCATACCGTGTTCGCTATTAACAAGCTTGAGCCTCGTGCGTCGTTATTTCCATATCAAAGTGAGCAGGCTGCATTAGTTGATCAAAAAGAACTAAATAGTAATTTTATGTTACTTAATGGCTTATGGTCTTTTGATTGGCAAAAATCGCCTCAAAACGCCCCTAAGTCGTTCTATTTACCAAAGTTTGATGATAGCCAATGGGGGACCATTCCTGTACCAGGCAACTGGGAAGTTGAAGGATATGGTTACCCAATATATTTAGATGAAAGATTTCCGTTCACTACAAAATGGCCAGATGTACCAACGGATTACAACCCTATTGGGTCATACCGTAAACCATTTGTTTTGCCTAAGAACTGGCAAGATAAACAAGTCTTCTTGCATGTAGGTGCAGCCAAGTCTTCACTTGATGTGTGGCTAAATGGCGAGAAAGTTGGCTTTAGTCAAGGTGCAAAAACGCCTGCTGAATTTGATTTAACGCCTTACTTACGTGCAGGTGAAAACGTATTAGCTTTTCAAATAAGACGTTGGACTGACGCAAGCTTTTTAGAAAGTCAGGATATGCTGCGAATTTCAGGAATTGAACGTGATGTATACCTGTTTGCGACACAAGCACAACATATCTTTGATTTTCATGCACAACCACGTCTTAATCAAGATTTTACACAAGGTAATTTTATTTTAGATGTAACTGTTGAAAACTATCAAGATGATAAAAACGTCGCCCAGGTTGAATATAAATTACTTGATCCTCGTCAAGACATGAAATCGGTACTAAGTGGTGAAAAACGTGTGCAGCTTGCTGGCGCCAAATCTACTGAAGTTTCGTTGCAAGGTAACCTCGCTAACCCTGCGTTATGGTCTGCTGAAGCGCCTAATTTGTACACTTTAGTGATAAACCTTAAAGATCAAAAAGGTAATGTTTTAGAGTCTGTTAAAGATGAAATTGGCTTTCGTCATATCGAAATTAAAAATGCGCAACTTTTGGTAAACGGAAAACCCATTTATATTAAAGGGGTTGATCGCCATGAAACAGATCCTCGTCGCGGCCATGTTGTTGATAAAGTATCAATGGAGCGTGATATTCAGCTAATGAAACAATTTAATATTAATGCTGTGCGATCTAGTCATTACCCTAATAACCCTTATTGGTATGATCTGACTGATAAGTATGGTTTGTATGTTATTGATGAAGCAAATATTGAATCACACCCACTGGCAACCAATAAAGCAACACAAATTGGCGATGAAGAGAGTTGGATACCTGCTCATATCGAACGTACACGTCGTATGTACGAGCGTGACAAAAACCATCCATCTATTATTATTTGGTCGTTAGGTAATGAAGCGGGCGAAGGTAAAGTGTTTGAAGCAACATATAAATGGTTAAAAGATCATGACGACACACGTCCTGTGCAATATGAACCAGCAGGTACTGAACATTACACCGATATCTTTGCACCAATGTACCCTTCAATTGAACGTTTGGTGGAGTATGCGCAATCAAATCCTTATAGACCTGGTATTATGATCGAGTATGCTCACGCAATGGGTAATTCTGTCGGTAACCTTAAAGATTACTGGACGGCGATCGAAAAATATCCTTCACTACAAGGCGGATTTATTTGGGATTGGGTTGACCAATCATTGGAATACGTTAATGACAATGGTCAGAAGTACTATGCTTACGGCAAAGACTTTCATCCTGACTTACCGAGTGACGGTAACTTCTTAAATAATGGATTATTAAACCCAGACCGAGTACCTCATCCGCATGCTTATGAAGTAAAAAAGGTTTACCAAAATATTAAATTTACTGCTGTCGATACTAAAGCAGGTACTTTTCAGATTGAAAACCAGTTTTTCTTTACCAATATAGAACAATATCAACTGCAATGGCTGGTATCAGCTGATGGCCAGAAAATAGCAAGTGGTCAACAAGCTATGCCGTCAATTTCACCTCGTGATAAAGGTAAAATAACACTTCCTATTAGTCAGTATCTAACTGAAAAAGATAAAGAATATGTGGTAACGTTAAGCGCAGTAATTGACAAACAGCAACCTTTACTGCCTATTGGTCATGAAATAGCGTTTGAACAATTTATTATTACGGATAAAAAACAACAGAGTGATTTTGCTTCAGCAACTAAAGGGCAATTGATAAAGACTGAAAATAAGCAGTTTGTTAGCTTTAAAGGTAAAGAGTTTCAAGCGAGTTTTGATAAAAACACGGGTTATTTGAGTGCCTATCAATACGGTAATGAACAATTAATACTAGAGCCATTAAAGCCAAACTTTTGGCGAGCACCGACAGATAATGATCTAGGTAATAATATGCAGACGTGGGCTGCAATGTGGCAAACAGCTGAACAGGGGTTAACGTTAACCAACTTTAAGGTTGAAAATGCACGCGTTATTGCAACGTATCACTCGCCAGATTTTGAAGGTGTTTATAGTGTAAATTATGACATCGCAGCTGATGGAAAACTACAAGTAACATCTACACTTAATTTAGCTGATGGCCAAACGTTACCTAATATACCGCGTTTTGGTATGCAGCTTGTTATGCCTGGTCAATTTGAAAATATAACATGGTATGGCAGAGGGCCTCATGAGTCTTACTGGGATAGAAAAACAGGTGCCAAAGTTGGTTTGTATAAAGCGCGTGTTGACGAGCAAATAGAACATTATATTCGACCTCAAGAAAACGCGAATAAAACTGATGTTCGTTGGTTAAGCGTTACAAATGATAAAGGTGTAGGCTTTAAAGCAACAGGTGAGCAGGTATTAAATGCGAGTGCTTGGCCTTATTTACAAGCTGATATCGATTTTACCAAAGGTGACGCCTCAGCGTCAGCATCGGGATTAGTACCCGTTACGACTAAACACGCGGTTGATGTGCCTCGTCGTGACCTTACCACGGTGAATATTGATCATTTACAAATGGGTGTAGGTGGTGATACTTCATGGGGACGTCTCGTGCACGATGAATATACGATAAAGGCGAAAGACCTAAGTTATCGTTTCATCTTAGCGCCTATTGGCACCAAATAA
- a CDS encoding FadR/GntR family transcriptional regulator: MDARHLNLTQQLVHELGRSILKGKYKVGDKLPSEAELGEIYDISRNATREAVKMLTAKGLISSRPRKGIQVVEKNKWNLFDTDVLGWILVGKPDLYMLRHFLQLRKPVEAQAAYLAAQYATEEDFENIEQALSNMQLAEVNNDADATHHADVKFHKAVLNATKNPFFIQLENFIEIALQVNLRYTNRIKPVTEREYQAHADLFDAIKKGEAHKAYEFAMTTQSATLELVDIAIEKAEKDNESTI; this comes from the coding sequence ATGGACGCTAGACATTTAAACTTAACTCAACAGCTTGTACACGAGCTTGGGCGTTCAATTCTTAAAGGTAAATATAAAGTAGGCGACAAGCTACCCTCTGAAGCTGAGCTTGGTGAAATTTACGATATTAGCCGTAACGCCACCCGTGAAGCTGTCAAAATGTTAACTGCAAAAGGGTTGATTAGCTCTCGCCCCCGTAAGGGAATCCAAGTGGTTGAAAAGAACAAATGGAATCTCTTTGATACCGATGTACTCGGTTGGATTTTAGTAGGTAAGCCCGATTTATATATGCTACGACATTTCTTACAACTTAGAAAACCTGTTGAAGCACAAGCTGCATATTTAGCTGCACAATATGCCACAGAAGAAGATTTTGAAAACATTGAGCAAGCCCTTTCTAACATGCAACTTGCTGAAGTGAATAATGATGCTGATGCAACACATCATGCAGATGTAAAATTTCACAAGGCAGTTTTAAACGCCACCAAAAACCCCTTTTTTATTCAGTTAGAAAATTTTATAGAAATTGCGCTACAAGTAAATTTACGCTACACCAATCGTATTAAGCCCGTAACCGAGCGGGAATACCAAGCACATGCAGATCTATTCGACGCCATTAAAAAAGGTGAAGCGCATAAAGCTTATGAGTTTGCGATGACCACTCAGTCGGCAACACTAGAACTTGTAGATATCGCTATTGAAAAGGCAGAAAAAGACAACGAGTCGACAATATAA
- a CDS encoding helix-turn-helix transcriptional regulator, which translates to MKDKFIAVLLGIIMVLNFFDVITDISLGVPTWHIIEESMIVLASAIGFVFLIIEIKSRTQHIQHLKAELVNSDIRIQNISDEMKYARTKYSELIYKQFNEWKLTKSEQEVAMLLLKGLSFREISGVRDTKEKTVRQQASSIYDKASIDGRHEFSAWFLEDFLQTHP; encoded by the coding sequence ATGAAAGACAAATTTATTGCTGTGCTACTTGGGATCATAATGGTACTTAACTTTTTTGATGTAATTACTGATATATCTTTAGGTGTGCCGACTTGGCACATTATTGAAGAAAGTATGATCGTGTTAGCGTCAGCAATCGGCTTCGTGTTTTTGATTATTGAAATAAAAAGTCGAACTCAGCACATTCAGCATTTGAAAGCAGAACTGGTTAATTCAGATATTCGAATACAAAATATTTCTGACGAAATGAAATATGCAAGAACGAAGTATAGTGAGCTTATTTATAAGCAATTTAACGAATGGAAATTAACGAAAAGCGAACAAGAAGTGGCAATGTTATTGTTAAAAGGGTTAAGTTTTCGGGAAATAAGTGGTGTGAGAGATACGAAAGAGAAAACAGTTCGCCAGCAAGCTTCGAGTATCTACGACAAAGCGAGTATTGATGGGCGCCATGAATTTTCAGCGTGGTTTTTAGAGGACTTTTTACAGACTCATCCTTAA
- a CDS encoding efflux RND transporter permease subunit, with the protein MLDFLIRFSLIQRVFIALATIFLALLGLKAWLTLPVDAFPDISPTQVKIVLKAPGMTTSEIETQITRIIETELLGIPSQSILRSTTKYAITDITLDFEEGTNIYWARQQVNERLMNVWSALPDNVSGGLAPMSTPLSEMFMFTVENPSLTLQQKRELLDWQIRPALRTVSGVADVNSLGGFTKTYEITPSPLNMKNFGITLLDIENAITQNNFNGGIGRLNKGNDNIVVRTQGQFEKIDDIKQIVIASTQHTTIRLSDVASVSEGHLTRYGAVTRNSEESVQGLVIALKNSNTAQVISNVKEALAEIKHSLPKGTEINVFYDRSDLITTAINTIVNALIQAVILVIILLALFFGNIRAAIIVSISLPLAALSTFILMRYFSISANLMSLGGLVIAIGMLVDSSVVVVENTVNRLAENKYLPKLHTIYRACKEVAIPTVSGTLIIVIVFSPLLTLTGLEGKLFTPVALTIVFAMLTALLLAFTFVPVLASVLLKQSEASEPKLIKSMQYHYQKSLEKALNKPKFLSIIAFIALGISVFIFTQLGKSFMPTLDEGDIIVQLEKSPKITLAGSIAVDQQVEAALLKQIPEVAQIVARTGSDELGLDPMSLNETDVFMELKPQSEWRFNTKQELIEEIRAVLSNYPGMNINFTQPIQMRVSEMLTGTTGDVSIKIFGDDVTTLATLANNMRTLVEQVNGSEDVQTALITGGKYIRLSLKNEVANEYGLTTHALTQILKPQLEGRNISKLNDVNKHTPIVFATSTKNARSNINSIVDLNTLSILTPSNDLLPLNEVAEITMEEEPLLIERENGKRFVAISTNVSNRDVVSFVDELKDLVHSKLPLPSGYTLIFGGEFENQQRAMNNLIFVVPLSLLMIFIILFTTFQSLPLAALILGNIPFSIMGGVTALFISGQYLSIPASVGFIALLGVAVLNGIVMISYFEQTKILIPQLTDRVVSGATRRLRPVLMTATTAMFGLLPLAYATGPGAEIQKPLAIVVIGGLITSTITTLYLLPIYYRMLEKKYG; encoded by the coding sequence ATGCTCGATTTTTTAATAAGGTTCTCCTTAATCCAAAGAGTATTCATCGCACTTGCTACTATATTTTTAGCACTACTAGGCTTAAAAGCTTGGTTAACTCTCCCAGTTGATGCTTTTCCTGATATTTCACCAACACAAGTAAAAATTGTACTAAAAGCACCGGGGATGACTACGTCAGAAATTGAAACGCAAATCACACGTATTATCGAAACAGAGCTTTTAGGCATCCCATCTCAAAGTATTTTACGTTCAACAACTAAGTACGCAATTACCGATATTACATTAGATTTTGAGGAAGGCACTAATATTTATTGGGCCAGACAACAAGTAAATGAAAGACTGATGAATGTGTGGTCGGCATTACCAGATAATGTATCTGGAGGATTAGCCCCCATGAGCACACCACTCAGTGAAATGTTTATGTTTACCGTTGAAAACCCCTCACTTACATTACAACAAAAGCGTGAATTACTCGATTGGCAAATAAGACCAGCATTAAGAACAGTATCAGGTGTTGCAGATGTAAACAGCTTAGGAGGCTTCACTAAAACATATGAAATAACGCCTTCACCACTAAACATGAAAAATTTCGGTATCACTTTATTAGATATCGAAAACGCAATTACGCAAAACAATTTTAATGGTGGTATTGGCCGCCTTAATAAAGGTAACGACAATATTGTTGTTCGTACACAAGGACAATTTGAGAAAATAGATGATATAAAACAGATTGTTATTGCATCCACTCAACATACGACAATTAGGTTATCTGATGTTGCTTCTGTCAGTGAAGGTCATCTAACTCGTTATGGCGCGGTAACACGTAATAGTGAAGAATCAGTTCAAGGATTAGTCATTGCATTAAAAAATAGTAACACCGCGCAAGTAATATCTAACGTAAAAGAGGCCTTAGCCGAAATTAAACATTCTTTACCCAAAGGCACTGAGATAAATGTATTTTATGATCGCTCAGATCTAATAACTACAGCAATTAACACGATAGTTAATGCCTTAATACAAGCAGTAATTCTGGTGATCATATTACTTGCACTCTTTTTTGGAAATATTAGAGCGGCAATAATTGTTTCGATTTCCCTGCCCTTGGCGGCACTTTCAACATTTATTTTAATGCGTTACTTCTCAATATCGGCCAACTTGATGAGTTTAGGCGGCTTAGTCATTGCCATTGGTATGCTCGTCGACTCCTCTGTCGTCGTCGTTGAAAATACGGTCAACAGACTTGCCGAAAACAAATATTTACCTAAATTACATACGATTTATCGTGCATGTAAAGAAGTCGCCATACCTACGGTTTCAGGCACATTAATCATTGTTATTGTTTTTTCTCCGTTACTGACTCTTACAGGACTTGAAGGAAAATTATTCACACCTGTGGCATTAACAATAGTCTTTGCCATGCTAACTGCACTCTTGCTTGCCTTCACTTTTGTTCCTGTATTGGCATCAGTATTACTAAAGCAAAGTGAAGCAAGTGAACCTAAATTAATTAAAAGCATGCAATATCACTATCAAAAGTCACTTGAAAAAGCATTAAACAAGCCAAAGTTTTTATCGATTATTGCCTTTATCGCCTTAGGTATTAGTGTTTTTATCTTTACGCAACTTGGTAAAAGCTTCATGCCTACTCTAGATGAAGGAGATATTATTGTACAATTAGAAAAATCGCCAAAAATAACGCTTGCAGGCTCGATAGCAGTTGATCAACAAGTTGAAGCAGCGTTGCTAAAACAAATACCTGAGGTTGCACAAATCGTTGCTAGAACAGGATCTGACGAATTAGGACTCGATCCTATGAGCCTGAATGAAACAGATGTTTTTATGGAATTAAAGCCGCAAAGTGAATGGCGTTTTAATACCAAACAAGAACTCATTGAAGAAATAAGAGCTGTTTTGAGCAATTACCCAGGTATGAATATTAACTTTACTCAGCCAATACAAATGCGTGTATCGGAAATGCTTACTGGTACAACGGGCGATGTATCAATAAAGATATTCGGTGATGATGTAACCACCTTAGCTACCCTAGCAAATAATATGCGAACACTTGTAGAGCAAGTAAATGGCAGTGAAGACGTTCAAACAGCACTGATTACTGGTGGAAAATATATTCGCTTATCTCTTAAAAACGAAGTTGCAAATGAATATGGTTTAACTACCCACGCATTGACACAGATACTCAAGCCTCAATTAGAGGGGAGAAATATATCCAAATTAAATGACGTAAACAAACATACCCCCATTGTCTTTGCAACAAGTACTAAAAATGCACGCTCAAACATAAATTCAATAGTAGATTTAAATACGTTGTCGATCCTCACGCCAAGTAATGATTTGCTGCCACTAAATGAAGTCGCTGAAATAACGATGGAAGAAGAGCCGTTGTTAATTGAACGAGAAAATGGCAAAAGATTTGTTGCCATCAGCACCAATGTTTCTAACAGAGATGTGGTGAGCTTCGTAGATGAGTTGAAAGATCTAGTGCATTCGAAGCTACCACTACCTAGCGGATACACATTAATTTTTGGTGGCGAATTTGAAAATCAGCAAAGAGCGATGAATAACCTCATTTTTGTCGTACCATTATCGCTATTGATGATTTTTATTATTCTATTTACAACTTTTCAATCATTACCATTAGCAGCGCTTATTCTTGGAAACATACCATTTTCGATAATGGGGGGAGTAACCGCTCTGTTTATTTCTGGTCAATATTTATCAATTCCAGCTTCTGTTGGCTTTATTGCCTTGTTAGGTGTTGCTGTATTGAACGGCATTGTTATGATCAGTTATTTTGAACAAACAAAAATATTAATACCGCAATTAACCGACCGCGTTGTTAGCGGAGCAACACGTAGACTTCGTCCAGTATTGATGACAGCAACAACCGCTATGTTTGGTTTGCTGCCACTCGCATATGCCACAGGACCAGGCGCTGAAATACAAAAGCCTCTAGCCATTGTCGTTATTGGTGGGTTAATCACGTCAACGATAACAACATTGTATTTACTGCCTATTTATTATCGGATGTTGGAGAAAAAATATGGTTAA
- a CDS encoding DUF3240 family protein, whose protein sequence is MVNSMLLFSFVVPKKIKDDVTDVLIKSPFASGFNLTPILGYSQEHSSFNIEEQVRGYKHMCQFEVLIKQQNLQAIKDSLAMSFNMSGIRYWVTPILETGHI, encoded by the coding sequence ATGGTTAATTCAATGCTTTTATTTAGCTTTGTTGTACCTAAAAAAATCAAAGATGACGTTACAGATGTTCTGATTAAAAGCCCATTTGCTTCTGGCTTTAATCTAACGCCAATATTAGGTTATAGCCAAGAACACAGCTCATTTAATATTGAGGAACAAGTAAGGGGTTATAAACATATGTGCCAATTCGAAGTACTGATAAAACAACAAAACCTACAGGCAATAAAAGATAGCCTTGCTATGTCTTTTAACATGTCTGGTATTAGGTATTGGGTAACACCAATTTTAGAAACAGGCCATATTTAA